The genome window TTTTAACAGTGACGCTCAATAAACGAACATATAATTATTCGTATATTTTAGATGGGTCATttgataaacatgtttattttgccCATGTTATCTGATAATATTTCAATTTGCAAACTGATTATAATGGGTTGGATtggtaaaaaataaaactgtccatACAGATCATGCAACAGATGCAAACCATCTTAAGGCTGTACTTTAAATACTACTTTGCTTGCCTTTGTAGTATAAACTgcaaatacattcaaatatatatacagttaatTTAATTCAACGAAGAGTTTGCGATCTGTTTTTCTCAATAAAGTATAGgtataaatgtgtaaaaaaaaatacttttttcaaatgtgtaaaaaacaaatattctatttttcatgtttttgtcAAACATTGCCAAAAACATGGCCTTAAATTGAAATTActattgacatttaaatttaatctaccaGATTATGAGGTTATTTTCACAGTGTTCACTCTAAAGGGGAAGAGCAAAACTAACATCATAACACAAAAATGAGCTGTGCTGTGGGAAAATGTAGTATAAACTGcaattatattcaaatatatatacagttaatTTAATTCAACGAAGAGTTTGCAATCTGTTTTTCTCAATAAAGTATTGGCATAAATGTGTAAAGAAAATATACTTCtttcaaatgtgtaaaaaaaatatacctttttaacattttttgtcaCACATTGCCAAAAACATGGCCTTGAATTGAAATTACTATTGACATTGAAATTTAATCTACCAGATTAAGAGGTTATTTTCACAGTGCTCACTCTAAAGGGGAAGAGCAAAAATAACATCATAACACAGAAATGAGCTGTGCTGTGGGAAAATGTAGTATAAACTgcaataacattcaaatatatatatacagttaatTTAATTCAACGAAGAGTTTGTAATCTGTTTTTCTCAATAAAGTATAGGCATAAATGTGTAaagaaaatatacttttttttcaaatgtgtaaaaaaaatatacttttttacattttttgtcacaCATTGCCAAAAACATGGCCTTAAATTGAAATTActattgacatttaaatttaatctaccaGATTATGAGGTTATTTTCACAGTGCTCACTCTAAAGGGGAAGagcaaaaataaaatcataacacAGAAATGAGCTGTGCTTCGGGAAAATGGGGCATGTGTATaatgttgtcacagattagcctatgcagtttgccTTGGTTAATCAGACACGACACCTTTCCTTTTTATGGTGTCTTTTGTTTtagggaagtctcttcttagcaaatatcctatttaggcagaaattgtcatccctgatcgctaatctgggatgacacttcatgcacatacattaagccccatttttcaagAGCGAGGTCTAGATGTATGTTCCATATACAATATCAATACATTAGTTTATTAAGAATTTAAGAGCTAAAAAGTGTCTGAATAGTACCAATGTAGCACCGCTCATGTAGCTTTCAATCTTCACTGGCACATATGCCTTTAATGGGCTTTCTTTATTCACACATTTAAAGATGGTCGATTTGTGGCGAGCTGAAGGTAACAGATCATTCTTTTAGCTGTTATTAAATTTGTGAATGCTTTCAAATGGTCACCAATTcttaaaatgacttttttacTTCTGTATCCAGCTAAAGAAGCAGAACATTCGGAATAGAACAGATATTACGCAGATGGTAaagtatttgtttttatcaatatgACAACAACCATATGACATAAAACTTCAAAGATCAAACAAAAATTACCAAAAACCTAATCCCGTTCAAAAAATAAACATCTATGTTGTTAATCATAGGAAACTATGTACATATAACAATCTGAAATTCACAGTGGTTTTAAATTACAGAAAAACAGGAatgttttagcaatatatttagtCTAAAAGACTTAATAAGATcccaaagtttgttttaaaaatgaaCTGGTtttatcaatctatctatcaaattttattattgaaGTTTCACCATAAAATATTTAAGAGCTTTGAATTCCTAACTGGAATCCGAATTTGATGAGTATCAGAAATAAGTTATCGTTCACTTACTGAGATAAATGTGAACACAGATGAGTCCTAGGACAGCAACAGCTACAAAGGAGCCCAGTGTGAAGGTGACCGCCAGCACGGTCAGCCACGCCGCGTATGGAAGGAACGCTTTGGTAGAGGATTTTGAAGCTCGCATCCTTGTATGTTTGCAGAGTGTTCAGATCTGCAATCATACCAGAGGGATTTAGGCTTAAGTGTGTGACTCATTTTCACTGGAATGTCATTATCAAGTGACCCTAATTCTGGGAAAACGTAGcctaatgtatgtgtgtaaagagttCGCCGATACTGGATTTTTGTTAGGAAGAGACTTGGTTTaacacaaaatttcataaaagtgtGAGGTGTTGtcaatattagcctgtgtggactacacaggctaattgaGAAGTCACTTTACACAACATGAATTTAGCAAAGTTTTTACAGGAGGCGgctaaaatgtaaaatatgttgtttttatattttgtttataaattgataatttaatttttCTCTATTTATATCATCAATTTTAGCATACATAAATTCTTATCACTAGACAATTTAAAAAGTGGTCAAAAAGCTCCTCTTGCTATAAAATGGACCACAATACTTTCAATCCCTGGAAGAAACAAATGAATTTCTGAAAATGTGAAAATTCAATTGTAGGGATATTTGGTTAATATTAATGATATAGAGAAAGTGAAAATATACTAAGGATAACAAGAAGTAccaaaaagtataaaataaaaaaggttcaCAAATCTGAAAAGTAATAAAAGTTGTAACTCGATAGGGCTGCAAAATGTGTCTTTTGGTTTGATCGGTGAAGAAAAAGGTAAACTCAACGACAGCAAGGCCATTGATTAAGCATAATGCCACAGAAGCTGTTCCAAGAGTTGCCATATACCATCTGGAAAAATAGGTAACACTTCTAGTAAGCTAATCTGTCATGTTATAGAATCCTTGTATGAAAACTTATGATGTCATATGGAAATGAAAAACTAAACCAAGATGGTGGTCCAATAAACCTTATATTATTTCAAAGGGTACATAAGTTGCTGAATATGTCTGCTATATTTTTCCATCTTAATTAAGAACATATACACTCAATATGGTTCCCAATTTCAAGACAGGTACGTTTCCATTATGCAAAAATAATCATGACAAGACATATTGAGATGTACCTTTATACAGCTAATACTATACATATCTATTCTGGTCAAAGCTTGATAGTAATTTTGTTCAAAGACATACAAAATTTGTTAGTGAGGTAACTATTTACCTGTAGTTTTTGCCTCCTATGCAATTATTCACAAAATGACAGTGATAGTCGAACCTACAAACACATTTGTTACATACGCGACAGTGCTTAGAATGGGcctttctgaaataaaaaaatatatcactgTCCGAAAACTAAAAAGAATGTATGTTAGAACTTAACATTCCTAATAAACATACAGGTTTGATacaaattttaagttttataacagtaaaaaacaacagatgtgtttgtcacaaacacaatgaccccttctgcgccgctttgaagccatttacttgacctttgacctcgaaggatgaccttgacctttcatcacttaaaatgtgcagctccatgagatacacatgcatgccaaacatcaagttgctatctaaagcagcatagaagttattagcatttttcgaaacctaaatgcgaaacctaaatgcaaagtgtgacggaaagacagacagacggacggacggtccgatcactaaatgtcctcctttgggggcataaaaacatgctTAGAAGGTACAAACTCAAGAGTATATCCAATTTATAAAGACCAGAGTTCACAAAATTGTAACTTAGCAGCCTTTCCAAAGAcaaaaatttgtattttattactcAAACAATTATGAAAATACTTCGTACACAAGCATGTTCATTCTATTCATTAAGAACAGTGAAATTGTAATATACAGGCTGTTAATATGAACGAGTTTCTTGTGAGATCTTTAAATGGAATCATTTTGTCTTTTACGcaacaaatatttttacaaactagaAACAATTCAACATGGTATTTTAAAGTGGCAAGCAATTGTAGTGATTTCCCTAgataaattttactttaaatttattattaaaaatgttcagcCTCACAGCTGCTTTATTCTAAATATTAGCCTGTGTTGTAGAgtcggtgtttttttttcatttgaatgcaGTATTTCTTAATTCATTTTCCCATTTAAACATTTCTTGCGATTTCATCAAAAAAACTTCTTTAGCTTATAAAAAGGTTACCCGTACGAAATTTTGGGGCGGAAATGGGACAGAAATGAGGCGGAATTGGGACGGAAACTATTGTTTCCGGGCGGAATAGAGGCGGAAATTGATTTCCGCCCCAAAAAGACCATGTCTCTTGATTTTTTTCCAAGCGGAACTCATTATCAATTCCGGGCGGAAATAAGACTCGGGCGGAAGTTCATACTCAGGGGAGGATTTTCTGACCAAAAAATTAGAAATTAACTCGGGCGGaatttcatacttatacatttctCTGGGGCAGTATGTTGGACTTAGATAActattgataaaattcaaaatggGACTTTAAGAAACAGAGTTTCTGATTTCAGTttctaaatggttattgtaggaaacatTTGCCTGATACAAAAggttaaaaacattaatattcaaTTCAAACAATAATTAACCCATGCAAAAAAGGCTGAAATGAGCTTGAAATGACACAATTTAAGGCTGGAATGACTCTGAAAAAATTAAGGACTAATCCACAAATTCAGCTGCAAGTTTTCACCCATAAAAAATTtggaggaaaataattaattaagataaatactgttctggatgaaatatatatatattttggctcaggtttatttttataagaccttataattaaatcactttgtaatgataatttacattacaacatttaaagtacatgtaaatctactatgtatttaaaatatctttgaattaaGGGTCGTAGAGCAAATTTGTTTAAGGGCTGTATGCAAgttgaaaattgttttgaaatacaGCACATTTATCTCTCTTTAtcagtagtgttttgtttttagaTGTCATTTCGGTGGCTCTTTGTATTCCCCCagttaattgtaaacaaagaatgcATTGGTAATTTGGGGTAATATGATGCCACAGCCTGATAAGACGCACTCTTGTCCTGAGTGTGAGTCCGAAATTTGAAAATAACAGCGCGGTGTTTGCAAGACCTGTTGACtggcttgaaaatttgaaattcagtttcaaagcaatgattggacttttttaatttaaagttttaatGATATGATGAATTAATCTAACTTTGATGAACCTTCtgaaataattaagtaaaatgtggAAATCAGCATTCAGTGtgtaaaaaaggctgaaaagagTGATTCAGTATATTGCGTTTATTAATGCAGTGAAAGAGTTAATTGTTCCACCATTGAAGTATGTTATGTCATctgcaaaaaatgtttgttttatgactGACTGTATCTGGAGAAGATTGaaggggacatgttgtttttgtgatatttttataatgtttctTTTAGCTTTTGTGACGACTTAATGTCCGTCAATCCATCAGCAGCTTAAGGAGCTATGTATATACCGGAGTAGTTcataataccccccccccccccccccctcgaaatCATTCACATATTCTCCTGTCATTTCCGCCCGGAAATTTCCATCCCATTATAATTAACGCCCGGAGTTCCGCCCCGTGGCAGTCACCGGCAGCATGCATAAATAATTTCCGCCAGGAAATCTTTTCCGCCTCATTAGCATATTTCGTCCCAAATTCCGCCCCGTTTCCGCCTCATTTCCGCCCCGTTTCCGCCTGGAAAAATTCTTTCTTGTAACCACTATATTCCGGGCGGAATCAACAATTTACCAGGCGGAACTGTCACTAAAATTCCGTCTCAATTCCGGGCAGAACATTTCGTACAGGCAGATGCAACATATATAGCTTTGATATCATCAGGAATCATCCAACCTGAGCATTACACATCAAAACACTATTTTGAAGTTAACAGTcaacaattaattttaaaatgtgtttaattgaatattaatataaaataaatctttaaaattaTCACATTCAAATTGACTGGAATGTTACTCAGAAACccatatttacaaaaaatagtAGGTTTGGCTACAACATCATAGTGCTAATGGCATGCGCGCTAGATATAAACACTTACATTGAGTTTAATGCAAAGGATGCTTTTAAAAGACTAAAAATGTACCCATTTAAAAGTGGCATTTCATTTATGTCAGTTCATTAAGATGTTTCCCAAAAGAAATGTAACAATGAAACTATATTAGCATGGGAGTTACTATGATGATGCCATAGTCATTATTGTCTACAAGTTTACATATATAGAAGATGAAAAATACAACTAATAACAACTTACACATTGACTTGGCATATATTGCAGTGCTGATTTTCGATAACATGCTGATGTTTCATCTTGTCGAACGTTATCTTAGGTTTCTTTTTCCTGAGTACTCTAGGATCACTGGGATTTATAGATATTGTGATGATGTGCACAATGATGTGCGCAAGCATCACAACTCCTGTACTGATGTATGCTGGAAGCTGCCAGGAGTTGTGTAGGGCTGGCAAACCACCAGCACCAGTCAGGTAATTGCCTGGCGGGCAGAAGGCGGGGGCGTCCACCCATTTCTACGACAAGGCTCTATTTCTAACCCTGCTTCTAAATCCGGCATCTGCAGTAGAAATAACCACTGactaacatacatttatttgtttttctttcatattttgatttGTAATTCCTCTTCAATTATATTGTGTTAgtgaggctcgattggtcattgtcggttcggttactacttacatgtaccccgggtactcttaagtatacttacatgtaccccgggtaaggtAAACATACTATTACGTACCCGGGAATTGTatcgctaaatcggtcgttgtcggctgattttttaattaattatgttcacatttatgtaataaattttcTATTAAATGGTCTCTTCATTATcggaactcatactcaaaaagcatgttgatgcagtttttttaaatagaagtttgttaaagataaacaTTATCGTTTTACGCTAATCGATAGAACgtttttacgacatcggatttttggcgggaaatcaactcgggtacagtctatatcgaccgggtacgtctaagtatatttaccgtacacggggtacatgtaagtatacttaatagtacccggtgtacatgaaagtagtacccgagccgacaatgaccaatcgagcgttagtgATTCAGTCAGTTGAGATAAGATGCCTATAAGAACCATTGCAATAACAGGTGTTTCTTAGCCATCAAACAGAATGAATGTAGATTAGGGATCAAGACAGTATATGGTATTGacttttcatttaaatcacaTCAAAACATCAAATAGGATACAGATGCTTCATTTATTTTCCTAAGTACCTGGTCACGTTTCTTGCTAGAGCTTTTCATTTTTGTGCTTTCTCATTTATAATGAGCTCTTAAATAATAATTCTTTATGTATGAGATGACACtcatataacacatttaaattatatgctcaattataataaaaacagttAAAACAACTGAGTGTTGTTGATTTGAATAACAGACAACTATTTTTCCTTCCATTTTGACAAAACGCAACATTGCACAACTAATGAATTTTGCCTCATTAAACTGCCCTTTGGtaaaaaattaaatcacaaaaatactttattatgcatatttttattaatttgtatttaccataaaactttaaatatctagAATGACTTGCATCTATCATGTGTGTTCTACTTTGATTTGCAAGCTGACTTATCGTTTAacatatgtgtttgtgaaacactatgtccccccatatatttgaccttcgaccttgaagaatgaccttgacctttcaccactcaaaatgtgcagctccaagagatacacatgcatgccaaatatgaagttgctatcttcaatattgcaaatgtcaaagtttgatgaaaaaaaacacagcaaaaaaccaacagacagggctaaaacaatatgtcccccactatagtggtgggggacatacccttgtcaatttaaaactcactttttaccaaaacacacatttagcgcacttaaaagtgcgttaattctgTGTTTTTGTTAATATCTGTGTTTTCAGTGTTCacaagtgcatttaagtgcgcattttgtgcgtttttttctttccaagtgcgttatttaagtgaaacagtttgttttttgtgtgttttcttcatctgttagttcgcttttgagtgtagatgtgagcagaatgtgtgttttttatctacgAAGTGCGTCAATTATcaaggaagtgcgtcttttatctaggaagtgtgttttaagatttacagatgtgttgttttttctcacatcagtgtgtttttcttttttgatgtgcgtcttttttaagcataagttagtcttttatttcatacgtgcgtttttatcatatgatctgtttttaaCGGatttatctaaaaagacacatgtttaacacacttcttgaaaagtgcgtctttaacaaccgttatgttgtacagaaattgaacaagaaacaaaattgtggcaggctctaacaatttatttccatcaaatgaataaacatagacatatacctCAGTAACCTGTTATAATATAAGGTGCAGTTTGAATTCAAAGCGGTAACTGGTTGTGCATATGAACCtgtttaatgttaatatactttttaatacaatttcaatgcatataacattactttcgttttaacctcaaacatttctaaatatttccacctaaatcaggctgtgggtaactaataaaaaatattgaaagtgtcaaaaatattaattatgtgggcttgatagtatcaattatatttctcAACATAAAAAATAGGTATTTGaaatttcttatactgatatttataccccaatACAAtaaatgtctaccacattgactattaacatacattttaaaaggcaattaaaataatattgataatattactattatttgctaacaccattaagcatgtaatattaaaatattcacaattaaatataatatgctataaagggtgctgtgtattattcaattagTATTTTGGTGTTTAAATGACTGTCTTATCAGTGGATATTTCCCAGATTAAGCTGGCTGACACAGTATGGTGCCTCATTAAcattaatccctatcagtgctccatctagggcctaacaaaggggtgttgatagacttttaattggttcaggcaccatctatttgaaaacaagctgGTTGCAGCAACTGACTTTGAGTTAAATTTTAGGTATTTTTATTGAGCAACATAATGACTTATATttctagtgtaaaatgtattgaaatactttcagc of Dreissena polymorpha isolate Duluth1 chromosome 15, UMN_Dpol_1.0, whole genome shotgun sequence contains these proteins:
- the LOC127860901 gene encoding uncharacterized protein LOC127860901, with amino-acid sequence MRASKSSTKAFLPYAAWLTVLAVTFTLGSFVAVAVLGLICVHIYLTRHKSTIFKCVNKESPLKAYVPVKIESYMSGATLNSGSFTIELVTGLPWVSTVHTARSGKNSTKNNKNECELLFRKWSMRHVPAAPNLTTAQCEARTLCPWRQALPVCRQ